The Megalopta genalis isolate 19385.01 chromosome 9, iyMegGena1_principal, whole genome shotgun sequence genome includes a window with the following:
- the polybromo gene encoding protein polybromo isoform X1: MNKRRRTSSVASRGTEDDGDDIPPEPTKRRKKLDPSDLCQQLYDVLRNQKKEDGTLLCDAFIRVPKRRQEPGYYEVVTNPIDLLKVQQKLKTDEYRDMDDLAADIQLMVNNAKAFYMRTSPEYKDATELWELCINTKNRITEEYEDPEPKGKLILKVARLARKVATKQEDAEDTSESSTNPDEETIQLFEDLFAAVMTATDPADNNRPLHTMFQLKPSKKLYPEYYDVIETPVDLKTVARKIQEGAYSSISDMEKDLMLMCRNACQFNEPGSQIYKDAKLLKKIITAAARKQDTGLSSSIPKIATTAPSTRSKRGSRTMAQSLIAQTAALPDEDEESDDEEEESAETEEADNPQWQLFQTIRTAPNNQGVRMSEYFWKLPSKRLYPDYYKTIKNPISLLQIRTKIKKGEYGTVSEVAGDMNIMFENAKKYNIHTSRLYKSAVKLQKIMQEKVQELLEFDQDSDSDSEFENSSHQPKLIKRASNLLTRGKYKDNIPLKKRLYALVKCVIEYVCEDGRQPMLMFMEKPSKKLYPDYYQVIAEPIDMLAIEANIKAEKYQSENELIQDFKLMFNNCRQYNEEGSLIYEDANTLEKVLMDKVKELGPLPETPKPTKPSASTPTRNVGRPKKVIPLHLQKLKTMYDTIKDYHDAKGRQLSLIFMKLPNKNEYPDYYEVIKQPMNMEKIASTLKNNGYENLDELVSDFILMFDNACKYNEPDSQIYKDALILQRLVLQTKLQLSEDEESVPDVSAAIQEILATIFTALYNHQDEEGRCYSDSMAELPEHDIVDGKKVRGLSLDLIKRRLDRGVYKRLDRFQEDVFTCLERARRLSRTDSQPFEDSVELQAFFLRTRDEVTRGGDLLHSPALNYTLLDLSAQVAELKRVKQQQELALPNEEESCDGNETKDSETNTNTEGTNSDNGGSMSFNQEVYRAGDFAYIEPTERGMEYSVVLIERLWTNAEGQQMLYGNLFYRPSETYHVASRKFLDKELFKSDAHVAVPLAKVAGRCCVLSVKDYFRMQPEGFLEKDVYVCESRYSTKARAFKKIKVWNFDPDHLKLVSREKPLEPKRVISVYKERLEKHKEEIAELEEGEKLTEKERPNVILYNSEDTENTYYEQYNTCAGSVKTGDFVYVATDGGRQQIAQIDAIWSTKDGKCYFKGPWLLMPAEVPHTPTKLFYKQELFLSTVDGTHPIVAIVGKCAVLDYGEYICSRPTEIPEDDVYICESLYDESKSLMKKLGQEGLKKFNHNTTVTEDEIYFFRRPINPAKVPGDVAQTQNQVKPVTPSSTQFEMEASPLLPKLEPDVLGMGVGLGVGVGVGVGVGEDSMDAGGPPSVGSAEAQPVLSNTQTPVSTKKKTAGKKLVTGYILYSSKMRTQITQNNPESSFGEISRIVGNEWRKLPAGEKQAWEERAIKMNEDGGQLKGTSVSVGTNSIQDVVYECCWDNCDWQFEDMTDCIDHCIAEQNGHVQSSFVNAASDVEFQCQWRGCGRTKKSVPPFPSVQRLARHVKEVHILKSNGRIIPPSERSKNYMASKGPTILPPMETETSAAATQTSNIPVAKQPEPMFVAVPPRPSRVLHSDAYLRYIEALNVENRYISNWDKQMNANPDNTQIPDVTKLPAEWLGNGVGNHGNVVNALWTLRNMMMRDVLAINKTL, encoded by the exons ATGAACAAGCGTCGTAGAACATCTTCAGTTGCAAGTCGAGGTACGGAAGATGATGGTGACGATATACCACCTGAACCAAcaaaaaggagaaaaaaattagaTCCT AGTGACCTGTGCCAACAATTGTATGATGTGCTACGTAATCAAAAAAAGGAAGATGGAACATTATTATGTGATGCATTTATACGTGTGCCTAAACGCAGACAAGAACCAGGTTATTATGAAGTTGTAACAAATCCTATAGACCTGCTAAAGGTTCAACAAAAACTAAAAACTGACGAATATAGAGATATGGATGACTTGGCAGCTGATATTCAACTTATGGTTAATAATGCAAAAGCTTTTTATATG CGTACATCTCCCGAGTATAAGGATGCTACAGAACTTTGGGAATTATGTATAAACACAAAGAATCGTATTACAGAAGAGTACGAAGATCCAGAACCTAAAGGAAAACTTATATTGAAAGTAGCAAGATTG GCTCGAAAAGTTGCAACGAAACAAGAAGATGCAGAAGATACATCTGAAAGTTCTACAAATCCAGATGAAGAGACAATACAGCTTTTTGAAGATTTATTTGCAGCTGTTATGACAGCAACAGATCCAGCTGACAACAATAGGCCATTACATACAATGTTTCAGCTTAAACCATCTAAAAAg TTATACCCTGAGTATTATGATGTAATAGAGACACCAGTGGACTTAAAAACGGTGGCAAGGAAAATTCAAGAGGGAGCATATAGCAGTATCTCAGatatggaaaaggatttaatgCTCATGTGTCGTAATGCTTGTCAATTTAATGAACCTGGTTCTCAAATTTACAAAGATGCTAAACTATTAAAGAAGATTATTACTGCAGCAGCAAGAAAACAGGATACTGGATTAAGTAGTAGTATTCCAAAGATTGCAACAACTGCCCCATCGACGCGGAGTAAAAGAGGTAGTCGCACTATGGCACAATCTTTAATAGCGCAAACTGCAGCATTACcagatgaagatgaagaaagtgatgatgaagaagaagagtCTGCAGAAACTGAAGAAGCAGACAATCCACAATGGCAGCTATTCCAAACTATTCGAACAGCACCAAATAATCAAG GAGTTAGAATGAGTGAATATTTCTGGAAACTTCCATCAAAAAGATTGTATCCTGATTACTATAAAACGATTAAAAATCCTATTTCTTTATTACAAATCCGTACAAAAATAAAG AAAGGTGAATATGGTACAGTTAGTGAAGTAGCTGGAgacatgaatattatgtttgaGAAcgcaaaaaaatataatattcatacaTCTAGATTATATAAG AGTGCTGTAAAATTGCAAAAAATAATGCAAGAGAAAGTACAAGAACTTTTAGAATTTGATCAG GACTCAGACTCGGATAGTGAATTTGAAAACAGTTCCCATCAACCAAAACTTATTAAGCGTGCTTCGAATCTATTAACTCGTGGAAAATATAAAGACAATATACCATTGAAGAAAAGATTGTATGCATTAGTTAAATGTGTGATAGAATACGTT TGTGAAGATGGTCGACAACCGATGTTAATGTTTATGGAAAAACCTTCTAAAAAATTATATCCCGATTATTATCAAGTAATAGCAGAACCCATTGATATGCTAGCTATTGAAGCTAATATTAAAGCAGAAAAATATCAAAGTGAAAATGAGTTAATACAAGATTTCAAG tTAATGTTTAATAATTGCCGCCAATACAATGAAGAAGGTTCCCTAATATATGAAGATGCAAATACATTGGAAAAAGTTTTAATGGATAAAGTAAAAGAACTAGGGCCATTACCAGAAACACCTAAGCCAACAAAGCCAAGTGCATCCACACCAACTAGAAATGTTGG AAGACCAAAAAAGGTTATACCATTACACTTACAAAAGTTAAAAACCATGTATGATACCATAAAAGATTATCATGATGCCAAAGGAAGGCAGTTATCtttaatttttatgaaattacCAAATAAAAATGAGTATCCTGATTATTATGAAGTCATCAAACAACCAATGAACATGGAAAAAATCGCATCTACATTGAAAAATAATGGATACGAAAATTTAGATGAACTTGTGTCGGATTTTATATTAATGTTTGATAATGCTTGCAAATATAATGAACCTGATTCACAAATATACAAg GATGCATTAATTTTACAACGATTAGTCCTGCAAACAAAGTTACAATTAAGCGAAGATGAAGAAAGTGTACCAGATGTATCAGCTGCAATTCAAGAAATACTGGCAACCATTTTCACTGCTCTATATAATCATCAAGATGAAGAAGGAAGGTGTTACTCAGACTCTATGGCGGAACTTCCTGAACACGATATTGTAGATGGAAAAAA AGTACGAGGATTATCATTGGACTTAATTAAGAGGAGATTAGACCGTGGAGTTTACAAACGACTAGATCGATTCCAAGAAGATGTATTTACATGTTTAGAAAGAGCCAGAAGATTATCACGTACAGACTCTCAGCCTTTCGAAGATAGTGTAGAGTTACAAGCATTTTTCTTGCGTACTCGTGATGAAGTAACTCGTGGTGGAGATTTATTACATTCACCAGCACTTAATTATACACTACTTGATCTTTCTGCTCAAGTTGCAGAATTAAAACGCGtgaaacaacaacaagaattagCATTGCCTAACGAAGAAGAAAGTTGTGATGGAAATGAGACAAAA gaTTCGGAAACAAATACTAATACTGAAGGAACTAATAGCGACAATGGAGGATCAATGAGTTTTAATCAAGAAGTTTATAGGGCTGGAGATTTTGCATATATAGAACCTACAGAACGCGGCATGGAATATAGTGTAGTTCTTATAGAACGTTTATGGACAAATGCAGAGGGACAACAAATGTTGTATGGCAATTTATTTTATAGACCAAGTGAAACTTACCATGTAGCCTCAAGAAAATTTCTGGacaaagaattatttaaaagtgATGCTCATGTAGCTGTACCTCTAGCTAAAGTAGCCGGCCGGTGTTGTGTTCTAAGTGTAAAAGATTATTTTAGAATGCAACCAGAAGGTTTCTTAGAGAAAGATGTTTATGTATGCGAATCACGATATTCTACAAAAGCGCGAGCTTTTAAAAAAATCAAAGTCTGGAATTTTGATCCAGATCATTTGAAACTTGTATCAAGAGAGAAGCCATTAGAACCAAAACGGGTAATATCAGTATATAAGGAAAGATTAGAAAAACATAAAGAAGAGATCGCAGAGTTAGAAGAAGGAGAAAAATTAACAGAGAAAGAACGACCT aatgtaatattgtataattcGGAGGATACAGAAAATACTTACTACGAACAATACAATACGTGTGCGGGTTCTGTAAAAACAGGAGATTTTGTTTATGTAGCAACAGATGGAGGTAGACAACAAATTGCACAGATTGATGCTATATGGTCGACTAAAGA CGGGAAATGTTATTTTAAAGGCCCATGGTTGCTAATGCCTGCAGAAGTGCCACATACACccacaaaattattttataaacaagAACTTTTCTTGTCTACTGTTGATGGTACCCATCCCATTGTAGCTATTGTTGGAAAATGTGCAGTCCTTGACTATGGAGAGTATATTTGTA GTAGACCTACAGAAATTCCAGAGGATGATGTATATATTTGTGAATCATTATACGACGAAAGTAAAAGCCTCATGAAGAAACTAGGACAAGAAGGTTTAAAGAAATTCAATCATAACACAACAGTAACAGAAGACGAAATATACTTCTTTCGAAGGCCTATCAACCCTGCTAAA GTTCCAGGCGATGTGGCTCAGACGCAAAATCAAGTCAAGCCTGTTACTCCTAGTTCAACTCAATTTGAAATG GAGGCATCACCATTATTACCGAAGCTGGAACCCGATGTGCTAGGCATGGGAGTAGGATTAGGAGTGGGAGTAGGAGTAGGAGTAGGAGTTGGGGAGGACAGCATGGACGCTGGTGGTCCACCGTCCGTTGGATCCGCAGAAGCTCAACCGGTGCTCTCCAATACCCAAACACCTGTGTCAACCAAGAAG AAAACGGCGGGTAAGAAATTAGTTACGGGCTATATTTTGTATTCGAGTAAAATGCGAACGCAGATTACACAAAACAATCCTGAATCATCCTTTGGGGAGATTAGCAGAATTGTTGGCAACgag TGGAGGAAGTTGCCAGCAGGAGAAAAGCAAGCATGGGAAGAAAGAGCAATTAAAATGAATGAAGATGGAGGACAACTAAAAGGGACATCTGTTTCAGTAGGCACTAATTCTATACAAGATGTAGTATATGAATGTTGCTGGGACAATTGTGACTGGCAATTTGAAGATATGACTGATTGTATTGATCATTGTATTGCTGAACAGAATGGACACGTGCAATCGTCTTTTGTTAATGCCGCTAGTG ACGTGGAATTCCAATGCCAGTGGCGTGGTTGTGGTCGTACGAAAAAATCTGTACCTCCTTTCCCAAGTGTACAAAGACTTGCAAGGCACGTTAAAGAAGTGCATATCCTTAAATCGAATGGACGTATAATACCTCCTTCAGAAAGAAGCAA AAATTATATGGCCTCGAAAGGTCCAACGATATTACCGCCAATGGAGACTG AAACATCGGCAgctgcgacacaaacgagcaaTATACCCGTGGCTAAACAGCCAGAACCAATGTTTGTTGCTGTTCCTCCAAGACCAAGCCGTGTGTTACATTCAGATGCCTATCTACG ATATATCGAAGCATTAAACGTAGAAAACCGGTACATATCAAACTGGGATAAACAGATGAATGCTAATCCTGATAATACACAAATTCCTGATGTAACAAAATTACCAGCTGAATGGCTAGGCAACGGCGTAGGCAACCATGGGAATGTGGTAAACGCCTTATGGACACTAAGGAACATGATGATGCGAGATGTGTTAGCCATCAATAAAACTTTATAG
- the polybromo gene encoding protein polybromo isoform X5, with product MNKRRRTSSVASRGTEDDGDDIPPEPTKRRKKLDPSDLCQQLYDVLRNQKKEDGTLLCDAFIRVPKRRQEPGYYEVVTNPIDLLKVQQKLKTDEYRDMDDLAADIQLMVNNAKAFYMRTSPEYKDATELWELCINTKNRITEEYEDPEPKGKLILKVARLARKVATKQEDAEDTSESSTNPDEETIQLFEDLFAAVMTATDPADNNRPLHTMFQLKPSKKLYPEYYDVIETPVDLKTVARKIQEGAYSSISDMEKDLMLMCRNACQFNEPGSQIYKDAKLLKKIITAAARKQDTGLSSSIPKIATTAPSTRSKRGSRTMAQSLIAQTAALPDEDEESDDEEEESAETEEADNPQWQLFQTIRTAPNNQGVRMSEYFWKLPSKRLYPDYYKTIKNPISLLQIRTKIKKGEYGTVSEVAGDMNIMFENAKKYNIHTSRLYKSAVKLQKIMQEKVQELLEFDQDSDSDSEFENSSHQPKLIKRASNLLTRGKYKDNIPLKKRLYALVKCVIEYVCEDGRQPMLMFMEKPSKKLYPDYYQVIAEPIDMLAIEANIKAEKYQSENELIQDFKLMFNNCRQYNEEGSLIYEDANTLEKVLMDKVKELGPLPETPKPTKPSASTPTRNVGRPKKVIPLHLQKLKTMYDTIKDYHDAKGRQLSLIFMKLPNKNEYPDYYEVIKQPMNMEKIASTLKNNGYENLDELVSDFILMFDNACKYNEPDSQIYKDALILQRLVLQTKLQLSEDEESVPDVSAAIQEILATIFTALYNHQDEEGRCYSDSMAELPEHDIVDGKKVRGLSLDLIKRRLDRGVYKRLDRFQEDVFTCLERARRLSRTDSQPFEDSVELQAFFLRTRDEVTRGGDLLHSPALNYTLLDLSAQVAELKRVKQQQELALPNEEESCDGNETKDSETNTNTEGTNSDNGGSMSFNQEVYRAGDFAYIEPTERGMEYSVVLIERLWTNAEGQQMLYGNLFYRPSETYHVASRKFLDKELFKSDAHVAVPLAKVAGRCCVLSVKDYFRMQPEGFLEKDVYVCESRYSTKARAFKKIKVWNFDPDHLKLVSREKPLEPKRVISVYKERLEKHKEEIAELEEGEKLTEKERPNVILYNSEDTENTYYEQYNTCAGSVKTGDFVYVATDGGRQQIAQIDAIWSTKDGKCYFKGPWLLMPAEVPHTPTKLFYKQELFLSTVDGTHPIVAIVGKCAVLDYGEYICSRPTEIPEDDVYICESLYDESKSLMKKLGQEGLKKFNHNTTVTEDEIYFFRRPINPAKVPGDVAQTQNQVKPVTPSSTQFEMEASPLLPKLEPDVLGMGVGLGVGVGVGVGVGEDSMDAGGPPSVGSAEAQPVLSNTQTPVSTKKRNMPAYFYFSFFNFTPFIIYTLEQQLDVLPLKV from the exons ATGAACAAGCGTCGTAGAACATCTTCAGTTGCAAGTCGAGGTACGGAAGATGATGGTGACGATATACCACCTGAACCAAcaaaaaggagaaaaaaattagaTCCT AGTGACCTGTGCCAACAATTGTATGATGTGCTACGTAATCAAAAAAAGGAAGATGGAACATTATTATGTGATGCATTTATACGTGTGCCTAAACGCAGACAAGAACCAGGTTATTATGAAGTTGTAACAAATCCTATAGACCTGCTAAAGGTTCAACAAAAACTAAAAACTGACGAATATAGAGATATGGATGACTTGGCAGCTGATATTCAACTTATGGTTAATAATGCAAAAGCTTTTTATATG CGTACATCTCCCGAGTATAAGGATGCTACAGAACTTTGGGAATTATGTATAAACACAAAGAATCGTATTACAGAAGAGTACGAAGATCCAGAACCTAAAGGAAAACTTATATTGAAAGTAGCAAGATTG GCTCGAAAAGTTGCAACGAAACAAGAAGATGCAGAAGATACATCTGAAAGTTCTACAAATCCAGATGAAGAGACAATACAGCTTTTTGAAGATTTATTTGCAGCTGTTATGACAGCAACAGATCCAGCTGACAACAATAGGCCATTACATACAATGTTTCAGCTTAAACCATCTAAAAAg TTATACCCTGAGTATTATGATGTAATAGAGACACCAGTGGACTTAAAAACGGTGGCAAGGAAAATTCAAGAGGGAGCATATAGCAGTATCTCAGatatggaaaaggatttaatgCTCATGTGTCGTAATGCTTGTCAATTTAATGAACCTGGTTCTCAAATTTACAAAGATGCTAAACTATTAAAGAAGATTATTACTGCAGCAGCAAGAAAACAGGATACTGGATTAAGTAGTAGTATTCCAAAGATTGCAACAACTGCCCCATCGACGCGGAGTAAAAGAGGTAGTCGCACTATGGCACAATCTTTAATAGCGCAAACTGCAGCATTACcagatgaagatgaagaaagtgatgatgaagaagaagagtCTGCAGAAACTGAAGAAGCAGACAATCCACAATGGCAGCTATTCCAAACTATTCGAACAGCACCAAATAATCAAG GAGTTAGAATGAGTGAATATTTCTGGAAACTTCCATCAAAAAGATTGTATCCTGATTACTATAAAACGATTAAAAATCCTATTTCTTTATTACAAATCCGTACAAAAATAAAG AAAGGTGAATATGGTACAGTTAGTGAAGTAGCTGGAgacatgaatattatgtttgaGAAcgcaaaaaaatataatattcatacaTCTAGATTATATAAG AGTGCTGTAAAATTGCAAAAAATAATGCAAGAGAAAGTACAAGAACTTTTAGAATTTGATCAG GACTCAGACTCGGATAGTGAATTTGAAAACAGTTCCCATCAACCAAAACTTATTAAGCGTGCTTCGAATCTATTAACTCGTGGAAAATATAAAGACAATATACCATTGAAGAAAAGATTGTATGCATTAGTTAAATGTGTGATAGAATACGTT TGTGAAGATGGTCGACAACCGATGTTAATGTTTATGGAAAAACCTTCTAAAAAATTATATCCCGATTATTATCAAGTAATAGCAGAACCCATTGATATGCTAGCTATTGAAGCTAATATTAAAGCAGAAAAATATCAAAGTGAAAATGAGTTAATACAAGATTTCAAG tTAATGTTTAATAATTGCCGCCAATACAATGAAGAAGGTTCCCTAATATATGAAGATGCAAATACATTGGAAAAAGTTTTAATGGATAAAGTAAAAGAACTAGGGCCATTACCAGAAACACCTAAGCCAACAAAGCCAAGTGCATCCACACCAACTAGAAATGTTGG AAGACCAAAAAAGGTTATACCATTACACTTACAAAAGTTAAAAACCATGTATGATACCATAAAAGATTATCATGATGCCAAAGGAAGGCAGTTATCtttaatttttatgaaattacCAAATAAAAATGAGTATCCTGATTATTATGAAGTCATCAAACAACCAATGAACATGGAAAAAATCGCATCTACATTGAAAAATAATGGATACGAAAATTTAGATGAACTTGTGTCGGATTTTATATTAATGTTTGATAATGCTTGCAAATATAATGAACCTGATTCACAAATATACAAg GATGCATTAATTTTACAACGATTAGTCCTGCAAACAAAGTTACAATTAAGCGAAGATGAAGAAAGTGTACCAGATGTATCAGCTGCAATTCAAGAAATACTGGCAACCATTTTCACTGCTCTATATAATCATCAAGATGAAGAAGGAAGGTGTTACTCAGACTCTATGGCGGAACTTCCTGAACACGATATTGTAGATGGAAAAAA AGTACGAGGATTATCATTGGACTTAATTAAGAGGAGATTAGACCGTGGAGTTTACAAACGACTAGATCGATTCCAAGAAGATGTATTTACATGTTTAGAAAGAGCCAGAAGATTATCACGTACAGACTCTCAGCCTTTCGAAGATAGTGTAGAGTTACAAGCATTTTTCTTGCGTACTCGTGATGAAGTAACTCGTGGTGGAGATTTATTACATTCACCAGCACTTAATTATACACTACTTGATCTTTCTGCTCAAGTTGCAGAATTAAAACGCGtgaaacaacaacaagaattagCATTGCCTAACGAAGAAGAAAGTTGTGATGGAAATGAGACAAAA gaTTCGGAAACAAATACTAATACTGAAGGAACTAATAGCGACAATGGAGGATCAATGAGTTTTAATCAAGAAGTTTATAGGGCTGGAGATTTTGCATATATAGAACCTACAGAACGCGGCATGGAATATAGTGTAGTTCTTATAGAACGTTTATGGACAAATGCAGAGGGACAACAAATGTTGTATGGCAATTTATTTTATAGACCAAGTGAAACTTACCATGTAGCCTCAAGAAAATTTCTGGacaaagaattatttaaaagtgATGCTCATGTAGCTGTACCTCTAGCTAAAGTAGCCGGCCGGTGTTGTGTTCTAAGTGTAAAAGATTATTTTAGAATGCAACCAGAAGGTTTCTTAGAGAAAGATGTTTATGTATGCGAATCACGATATTCTACAAAAGCGCGAGCTTTTAAAAAAATCAAAGTCTGGAATTTTGATCCAGATCATTTGAAACTTGTATCAAGAGAGAAGCCATTAGAACCAAAACGGGTAATATCAGTATATAAGGAAAGATTAGAAAAACATAAAGAAGAGATCGCAGAGTTAGAAGAAGGAGAAAAATTAACAGAGAAAGAACGACCT aatgtaatattgtataattcGGAGGATACAGAAAATACTTACTACGAACAATACAATACGTGTGCGGGTTCTGTAAAAACAGGAGATTTTGTTTATGTAGCAACAGATGGAGGTAGACAACAAATTGCACAGATTGATGCTATATGGTCGACTAAAGA CGGGAAATGTTATTTTAAAGGCCCATGGTTGCTAATGCCTGCAGAAGTGCCACATACACccacaaaattattttataaacaagAACTTTTCTTGTCTACTGTTGATGGTACCCATCCCATTGTAGCTATTGTTGGAAAATGTGCAGTCCTTGACTATGGAGAGTATATTTGTA GTAGACCTACAGAAATTCCAGAGGATGATGTATATATTTGTGAATCATTATACGACGAAAGTAAAAGCCTCATGAAGAAACTAGGACAAGAAGGTTTAAAGAAATTCAATCATAACACAACAGTAACAGAAGACGAAATATACTTCTTTCGAAGGCCTATCAACCCTGCTAAA GTTCCAGGCGATGTGGCTCAGACGCAAAATCAAGTCAAGCCTGTTACTCCTAGTTCAACTCAATTTGAAATG GAGGCATCACCATTATTACCGAAGCTGGAACCCGATGTGCTAGGCATGGGAGTAGGATTAGGAGTGGGAGTAGGAGTAGGAGTAGGAGTTGGGGAGGACAGCATGGACGCTGGTGGTCCACCGTCCGTTGGATCCGCAGAAGCTCAACCGGTGCTCTCCAATACCCAAACACCTGTGTCAACCAAGAAG agAAATATGCCAGCATActtctatttttcatttttcaattttacacCGTTTATTATCTATACATTAGAACAACAATTAGATGTCTTACCTTTAAAGGTATAA